The following coding sequences lie in one Arachis ipaensis cultivar K30076 chromosome B05, Araip1.1, whole genome shotgun sequence genomic window:
- the LOC107641170 gene encoding uncharacterized protein LOC107641170, which translates to MNAPEFPEYINSNPVVVLDSEFVVGMEFSSRETVIAAIKDYTIRRGVDYRVCESEPTTFYAKCVQYGTSCDWLIRASLIKRKFCWVVRRYNGSHTCTRTRISQDHAKLNSDMIAEVIKPLVEADPSLKVKSIIAEVQSKFNYTTSYRKAWLAKQKAIANLFGGWEASYEALSSWFEAMVQKDPSAAVEIETAPAYQGDEVVHDVRILTRVFWSFYPCIRAFRSCKPIVQVDGTHLYGKYKGALLVAVSQDGNGNIVPLAFAVVEAIARSNGSWEPPRAIRMFCVRHIASNFLRNFKAPYLQKLIVNMGYCRTVREFNVQYARLRERGEAYTRWLDRIPR; encoded by the exons ATGAATGCACCAGAATTTCCTGAATATATCAATTCAA ATCCTGTTGTTGTTTTGGACAGTGAATTTGTTGTTGGCATGGAATTCAGTTCTAGAGAGACTGTTATTGCAGCAATTAAAGATTATACCATTCGCAGGGGAGTGGATTACCGGGTGTGTGAATCTGAGCCAACGACTTTTTATGCTAAGTGTGTACAATATGGAACAAGTTGCGATTGGCTTATTAGAGCTAGTCTTATTAAGAGAAAATTTTGTTGGGTTGTAAGGCGATACAATGGTAGTCACACATGCACTAGAACTAGAATTTCTCAAGATCATGCTAAGCTAAATTCAGACATGATTGCAGAGGTGATAAAGCCATTGGTTGAAGCTGATCCATCTTTGAAAGTGAAATCAATAATTGCTGAAGTGCAGTCAAAATTCAATTATACGACAAGTTACCGCAAAGCATGGCTCGCGAAGCAAAAGGCAATTGCAAACCTTTTTGGTGGTTGGGAAGCTTCTTATGAAGCTTTGTCGTCGTGGTTTGAAGCAATGGTACAAAAAGATCCATCAGCAGCAGTCGAGATTGAAACTGCACCAGCATACCAAGGGGATGAGGTAGTCCATGATGTAAGGATACTGACGCGGGTATTTTGGAGCTTTTATCCTTGCATCAGAGCATTTAGGAGCTGCAAGCCAATCGTACAGGTGGATGGGACACATCTGTACGGAAAATATAAAGGAGCTCTACTAGTTGCAGTTTCTCAGGATGGCAATGGCAATATTGTGCCTCTTGCATTTGCCGTTGTTGAGG CAATAGCTCGTAGTAATGGATCATGGGAACCTCCAAGAGCTATCCGAATGTTTTGTGTTAGGCACATAGCATCCAACTTTTTGAGGAATTTCAAGGCACCGTATTTACAGAAGCTGATAGTCAATATGG GCTATTGTAGGACTGTGCGTGAATTTAATGTGCAGTATGCAAGATTGCGTGAACGTGGTGAGGCTTACACGCGATGGCTTGATCGAATCCCACGATAG